The Mesorhizobium sp. NBSH29 genome has a segment encoding these proteins:
- a CDS encoding tetratricopeptide repeat protein, with translation MPLTNRIRLSTLAVIGMALSLQLAVAKETPPAPVEISSFSGAYLAGRSAEIDNDLSGAVTYYARALSFDPENQQLQQSLMLGLVSQGRFDEALVYAEKLKTTPDVERFSRVALAVDTFRKKDYEKAKYWLKLAVSSDLDKLITGLMTGWAEAGQGHTKEALEHLDTLQGPEWYTVFVAYHRALIAEGAGMTEEAAKSYEISIRDLSAGSAAPETWLRAAESYARFLARDGKKQEALKVLDRSEEFSVGRPAVAELRGEIENGQPIAALVEGPTQGASEIFLNLGTALNRGGGEAFVRLYLQFALALMPDSDVVLMQLAAISEQQQDAEQAIDLYGRIKPESSLKRIAELQRGLNLADLKRHDEAIAQLTTLIEAAPDDMRGYLALGGVYASKEDFESAAELYDRAVTRIPAPTAEDWSVFYQRGIAYERLKQWSRAEPNFLKALELFPDQPQVMNYLGYSWVDMNTKLEEGLELIKKAVEARPSDGYIVDSLGWAHYRLGNYEEAVGELERAVSLKPDDAVLNDHLGDAYWRAGRQLEATFQWAHARDMKPDADVLASVQKKLKEGLPALDPKAAGKVLPDTPADTKEALPEKKSELVVPEAPQVVTAVTASYTVQRGQSLWSIAAAQLGDGNRYTEILDLNPQLEGNPGRLVPGQELKLPAGN, from the coding sequence ATGCCGCTCACCAACAGAATTCGGCTATCAACGCTTGCTGTTATTGGCATGGCCTTGTCGCTTCAATTAGCGGTAGCCAAAGAGACGCCTCCCGCACCCGTCGAAATATCTTCTTTCTCAGGCGCTTATCTCGCCGGACGCTCTGCTGAAATAGACAATGATCTTTCGGGCGCGGTCACCTATTACGCGCGCGCTTTGTCATTTGATCCGGAAAACCAGCAGTTGCAGCAAAGCCTGATGCTGGGGCTGGTCTCGCAGGGCCGTTTTGACGAGGCGCTTGTCTACGCAGAAAAGTTGAAAACCACCCCTGATGTTGAGCGGTTTTCTCGTGTTGCCCTCGCCGTCGATACTTTCCGCAAGAAGGACTACGAAAAGGCCAAATACTGGCTGAAGCTGGCGGTTTCATCCGACCTCGACAAACTCATAACCGGCTTGATGACCGGATGGGCAGAAGCGGGGCAGGGGCATACCAAGGAGGCGCTGGAGCATCTGGACACCTTGCAGGGCCCTGAGTGGTATACGGTCTTTGTAGCCTATCACCGTGCGCTGATCGCGGAGGGTGCAGGCATGACAGAGGAAGCCGCAAAATCGTACGAAATTTCCATTCGCGATCTGTCCGCTGGCAGCGCAGCACCGGAGACCTGGTTGCGGGCAGCCGAATCCTACGCCCGCTTTCTCGCTCGTGACGGCAAGAAGCAAGAGGCGCTGAAAGTACTCGACCGGTCGGAGGAATTTTCGGTCGGGCGACCGGCGGTAGCGGAACTTCGTGGCGAAATCGAAAACGGCCAGCCCATCGCGGCTTTGGTGGAGGGGCCAACGCAGGGCGCTTCCGAGATATTTCTCAACCTTGGCACCGCTCTAAACCGTGGAGGCGGTGAGGCTTTTGTGCGGCTCTATCTGCAGTTTGCGCTGGCGCTCATGCCTGATAGCGATGTTGTGCTGATGCAGTTGGCAGCGATTTCGGAGCAGCAGCAGGACGCTGAACAGGCAATCGACCTTTATGGCCGGATCAAGCCTGAATCGTCGCTCAAGCGCATCGCCGAGTTGCAGCGTGGTCTCAATCTGGCTGACCTGAAACGTCACGATGAGGCCATTGCGCAGTTAACAACATTGATTGAAGCGGCACCTGACGACATGCGCGGTTATCTCGCGCTGGGAGGGGTATACGCTTCGAAGGAGGATTTCGAATCCGCCGCCGAGCTCTATGACCGCGCCGTCACGCGCATTCCCGCACCGACTGCGGAGGACTGGAGCGTTTTTTACCAGCGCGGCATTGCGTATGAGCGTCTGAAGCAGTGGTCCAGGGCAGAGCCCAATTTTCTTAAGGCGCTGGAGCTTTTTCCAGATCAGCCGCAAGTGATGAACTATCTGGGTTATTCCTGGGTAGACATGAACACCAAGCTCGAAGAGGGCCTGGAGCTTATCAAGAAGGCGGTCGAAGCGCGCCCCAGCGATGGCTACATCGTCGATTCTCTGGGCTGGGCCCATTATCGTCTCGGCAACTACGAGGAAGCTGTAGGCGAACTGGAGCGTGCAGTCTCGCTAAAGCCCGACGATGCGGTGCTTAACGACCATTTGGGAGACGCCTATTGGCGGGCTGGCAGGCAACTCGAAGCCACGTTCCAATGGGCGCACGCGCGCGACATGAAACCTGACGCCGATGTCCTGGCCAGCGTCCAGAAAAAACTCAAGGAAGGCTTGCCCGCGCTCGACCCGAAGGCGGCAGGAAAAGTGTTGCCCGATACGCCGGCCGATACAAAAGAAGCGCTTCCGGAAAAGAAGTCCGAACTTGTCGTTCCCGAAGCGCCGCAAGTCGTCACTGCTGTGACCGCTTCTTACACTGTCCAGCGCGGCCAGTCCTTGTGGTCGATCGCTGCTGCGCAGCTAGGCGACGGGAACCGCTACACCGAAATTCTCGACCTCAACCCGCAACTGGAGGGAAACCCTGGTCGACTGGTTCCGGGGCAGGAACTGAAACTGCCAGCGGGTAACTAG
- a CDS encoding polyprenyl synthetase family protein, with protein MGVVLNLDDSKRNAASIQPLVDLTRADMGRVNQLILARAGSDVEMIPEIANHLISSGGKRLRPMVTLAAAQMFGYVGDGHVKLSTSVEFMHTATLLHDDVVDESGMRRGKKTARMIWGNQASVLVGDFLLGQAFRMMVDVGSLEALDILSTAASVIAEGEVMQLAAAKNLETTEDEHFAVIKAKTAALFSAAAEVGPVIAGATKADRAALRSYGMNLGLAFQLIDDALDYGGTSKDLGKNVGDDFREGKVTLPVILAYRRGTTAERAFWSQAIEKNETDDVELERALVLLNRHNAIADTIGRARHFGGIARDALAPLKETPQKAALLEVIDFCINRVN; from the coding sequence GTGGGCGTTGTACTCAATCTCGATGACAGCAAGCGGAATGCGGCCTCGATCCAGCCTCTGGTTGATCTGACACGCGCTGATATGGGCCGTGTCAACCAACTGATCCTCGCAAGGGCCGGTTCCGACGTCGAAATGATCCCGGAAATTGCCAATCATCTGATTTCATCCGGTGGCAAGCGGTTGAGACCCATGGTGACTTTGGCGGCCGCGCAGATGTTCGGGTATGTTGGTGACGGCCATGTGAAGCTGTCAACCAGCGTTGAGTTCATGCACACTGCAACGCTTCTGCACGATGATGTCGTTGACGAAAGCGGCATGCGACGCGGCAAAAAGACCGCCCGCATGATCTGGGGAAACCAAGCAAGCGTGCTCGTCGGCGACTTCCTGCTCGGCCAAGCGTTTCGCATGATGGTCGACGTCGGATCGCTTGAGGCACTCGACATTCTTTCGACGGCTGCATCAGTGATTGCCGAGGGCGAGGTGATGCAACTCGCCGCAGCCAAGAACCTCGAAACTACCGAAGACGAGCATTTCGCCGTCATCAAGGCTAAAACCGCAGCGTTGTTTTCAGCCGCCGCTGAAGTCGGACCGGTTATCGCAGGCGCCACAAAAGCCGACCGTGCAGCTCTTCGCTCTTACGGCATGAATCTCGGCCTTGCGTTCCAACTCATCGACGATGCGCTCGACTATGGGGGTACTTCGAAAGATCTTGGCAAAAATGTCGGCGACGATTTTCGTGAGGGCAAGGTCACCTTGCCGGTGATCCTGGCGTATCGGCGTGGCACCACTGCTGAACGGGCGTTCTGGAGCCAGGCCATCGAAAAAAACGAAACCGACGATGTTGAGCTGGAGCGTGCACTTGTGCTTCTCAACCGCCACAATGCGATAGCCGATACAATCGGTCGGGCTCGCCATTTCGGTGGGATTGCGCGCGATGCGCTGGCCCCGCTGAAGGAGACTCCGCAGAAGGCGGCGCTTCTGGAAGTTATCGATTTCTGCATCAACCGTGTTAACTAG
- a CDS encoding DUF6101 family protein, producing the protein MNTGLKPVWAGRNMRLDPFRLPQMVTYATRDEYGDVTFTIDQRGAVIKRMLEKSGLPATVALPANAFKGVAARALEDDMGHVTVTLELLHNDPMLSVPLLVAEDLDDVAADWRAWADAYRLPMLLIEADGVARTLEESLGLAIKAARSQERRKGSVSARRRPRFLARRKAGTLGLRLVIDGQEMIARE; encoded by the coding sequence ATGAACACCGGGCTGAAACCAGTCTGGGCAGGCCGCAACATGCGGCTTGACCCTTTTCGTCTGCCGCAAATGGTCACTTATGCCACGCGCGATGAATACGGCGATGTGACATTCACCATCGATCAGCGTGGTGCGGTGATCAAACGTATGCTCGAAAAGAGCGGCCTGCCGGCGACAGTCGCGCTGCCTGCCAACGCCTTCAAGGGAGTTGCGGCGCGGGCACTTGAAGATGACATGGGCCATGTCACAGTAACACTGGAGCTGCTCCACAACGACCCGATGCTCTCCGTTCCCTTGCTGGTTGCGGAAGACCTTGACGATGTCGCCGCAGATTGGCGGGCTTGGGCTGACGCTTACCGTCTGCCGATGTTATTAATCGAGGCCGATGGCGTGGCGCGCACACTAGAAGAATCGCTCGGCCTGGCGATTAAGGCGGCTCGCTCGCAGGAGCGCCGCAAGGGCAGCGTTTCGGCGCGACGGCGCCCGCGTTTTCTGGCTCGCCGCAAAGCGGGCACACTTGGGTTGCGTCTTGTCATTGACGGCCAAGAAATGATCGCCCGCGAGTAG
- a CDS encoding glycine--tRNA ligase subunit alpha produces the protein MEPAATLEHDPKQSFQGLILTLHNYWAAQGCVILQPYDMEVGAGTFHPATTLRALGPKPWKAAYVQPSRRPKDGRYGENPNRLQHYYQYQVILKPNPSNLQELYLGSLAAIGIDPLLHDIRFVEDDWESPTLGAWGLGWECWCDGMEVSQFTYFQQVCGIECSPVAGELTYGLERLAMYVQGVDSVYDLNFNGGEGDEKVTYGDIFLQAEQEYSRHNFEHADTAVLLRHFEDAEAECKALLAAGAPTQDSSPPNHKMVFPAYDQCIKASHAFNLLDARGVISPTERARYILRVRDLAKACGEAYLQTQAGGLAA, from the coding sequence ATCGAACCTGCCGCCACTCTTGAGCACGACCCGAAACAATCGTTTCAAGGTCTTATTCTCACGCTCCATAACTATTGGGCAGCGCAGGGCTGCGTGATCTTGCAGCCGTACGACATGGAAGTGGGCGCCGGCACCTTTCATCCAGCAACCACATTGCGCGCACTCGGACCGAAGCCGTGGAAAGCGGCCTATGTGCAGCCCTCCCGCCGACCAAAGGATGGTCGTTACGGCGAAAACCCCAATCGGCTACAGCACTATTATCAATATCAGGTCATTCTGAAGCCCAACCCATCCAACTTGCAGGAGCTCTATCTCGGTTCGCTGGCCGCCATTGGCATTGACCCACTTCTGCACGATATCAGGTTTGTCGAGGATGATTGGGAAAGCCCGACCCTTGGCGCGTGGGGTCTTGGCTGGGAGTGCTGGTGCGATGGCATGGAAGTCTCGCAGTTCACCTATTTCCAGCAGGTCTGTGGCATCGAATGTTCACCTGTCGCAGGTGAATTGACCTACGGGCTGGAACGGCTGGCGATGTACGTGCAGGGCGTTGACAGCGTGTACGACCTCAATTTCAACGGTGGCGAAGGGGACGAGAAGGTCACCTATGGCGACATATTCCTGCAAGCCGAGCAGGAATATTCCAGGCACAATTTCGAGCACGCCGACACCGCAGTACTGCTGCGCCATTTCGAGGATGCGGAAGCGGAATGCAAGGCGTTGTTGGCAGCCGGCGCACCGACGCAGGATTCTAGCCCGCCGAACCACAAAATGGTGTTTCCAGCCTACGATCAATGCATCAAGGCGAGCCACGCATTCAACCTTCTGGATGCGCGCGGGGTCATCTCGCCGACAGAGCGTGCCCGCTACATTCTGCGCGTGCGCGATCTGGCCAAGGCGTGCGGCGAGGCCTACCTGCAAACGCAGGCTGGCGGCTTGGCAGCATAA
- a CDS encoding FAD-binding oxidoreductase, producing the protein MDTPAPDLTVLERFIAIVGAPHALCQAEDIEAYVTERRGLFPGRSALVLKPGTVEEVSRIMALATETGTRIVPQGGNTGLVGGQVPDNSGLEIVLSLSRLNRIRELDALSNTITVEAGVILEDVQRAAEQADRLFPLSLASQGTAQIGGNLSSNAGGTAVLAYGNARELCLGVEVVLPTGEVLDDLRKLKKDNTGYDLKNLFVGAEGTLGVITAAVMKLFPKPKGVEVAWIGLESPEAALSLFTLSLDRAGSSLTAFELIGEMPLSFVAKHVPATQRPLAQPYLWYILMEISSGRSAADARSLCEEILAAALESAIVADAAIAQNMAQGTAFWALREAISDAQRFEGASIKHDISVPLASIPEFIQRGAEAVAGVSPQARIVCFGHMGDGNLHYNISQPVGETADAFLALYRAMNQAVHDIVRALNGSISAEHGIGQLKRDELIATAPPVAIDLMRRVKKAFDPAGIMNPGKLI; encoded by the coding sequence ATGGACACACCTGCACCAGATTTGACTGTGCTCGAACGCTTCATCGCCATCGTCGGCGCTCCGCACGCATTGTGTCAGGCGGAAGATATCGAAGCTTATGTCACCGAGCGACGCGGCCTGTTTCCGGGCCGTAGTGCACTTGTGCTCAAGCCAGGCACGGTCGAGGAAGTCAGTCGCATCATGGCGCTCGCGACCGAAACAGGTACAAGAATTGTTCCTCAAGGTGGCAATACCGGGTTGGTAGGTGGCCAAGTTCCGGACAATTCCGGGCTGGAGATAGTGCTGTCTCTTTCCCGGCTCAACCGCATTCGCGAACTAGATGCGCTATCAAACACCATCACGGTTGAGGCCGGCGTTATCCTTGAAGACGTGCAGCGGGCTGCCGAGCAAGCCGATCGTCTGTTTCCGCTGTCGCTTGCATCGCAAGGCACGGCGCAGATAGGCGGAAACCTTTCCAGCAATGCCGGTGGCACCGCAGTGCTCGCTTACGGTAATGCCCGCGAACTGTGTCTCGGCGTGGAGGTCGTGCTGCCCACCGGCGAAGTGCTGGACGACTTACGCAAGCTCAAGAAAGACAATACCGGATACGATCTCAAGAATCTTTTTGTCGGCGCCGAGGGCACCCTAGGCGTCATCACCGCGGCTGTGATGAAGCTTTTCCCAAAACCGAAAGGCGTCGAGGTGGCTTGGATCGGGCTTGAGTCGCCGGAAGCCGCCCTGTCGCTCTTCACGCTGTCATTGGATCGAGCAGGCAGCAGCCTGACGGCATTCGAGCTGATCGGTGAGATGCCGCTCTCGTTCGTGGCCAAACATGTGCCCGCTACGCAACGCCCGCTGGCACAGCCTTACCTCTGGTATATATTGATGGAAATCTCATCGGGACGCTCTGCTGCGGATGCGCGCAGCCTCTGCGAGGAGATTCTGGCCGCAGCGCTGGAATCTGCGATTGTCGCGGATGCTGCGATTGCACAAAACATGGCGCAGGGCACTGCATTCTGGGCACTGCGGGAAGCAATTTCCGATGCACAGCGCTTTGAAGGCGCGTCGATCAAGCACGATATTTCTGTTCCGCTAGCGTCTATTCCAGAATTCATCCAACGCGGGGCAGAAGCGGTGGCTGGCGTCTCGCCACAAGCCCGCATTGTTTGCTTCGGCCACATGGGCGACGGTAACCTCCACTATAATATCTCTCAGCCAGTTGGAGAAACCGCCGATGCGTTCCTCGCGCTCTACCGGGCAATGAACCAAGCCGTCCACGACATCGTCCGCGCTCTGAATGGTTCGATCTCTGCAGAGCACGGGATAGGACAGCTGAAACGAGACGAGCTTATCGCGACCGCGCCGCCCGTTGCGATAGACTTGATGCGCCGTGTGAAGAAGGCTTTTGACCCGGCCGGAATCATGAACCCCGGAAAACTAATTTAA
- the ubiA gene encoding 4-hydroxybenzoate octaprenyltransferase, with translation MEPIQSKTSQGRVADAPSGHWVYRALPQGIWPYAQLARWDRPIGWELLLWPCLWSAALAASAHARVGESLLSLLPLPEHVVLFLVGAIAMRGAGCTFNDIVDQRIDAQVERTRSRPLPAGQVSKKQAWAFLIIQALVGLVVLLQFNSFTVLLGLASLSIVAVYPFLKRFTNWPQLGLGLAFSWGALMGWAALFETIDGPAVLLYLGSILWVIGYDTIYAHQDKEDDALVGVRSTARLFGDNTQVWLIGLYSGALMLFASAFAVAQAPLPALAGLVAAGAHMASQIWRLDIDNPSQCLKLFHSNSTVGWTIFIGLLGGGLWIAVKPLL, from the coding sequence ATGGAACCTATTCAGTCGAAAACAAGCCAGGGGCGGGTTGCCGACGCGCCGAGCGGCCATTGGGTCTATCGCGCATTGCCGCAAGGCATCTGGCCCTACGCACAACTGGCGCGCTGGGACAGGCCAATCGGCTGGGAACTTCTGTTGTGGCCCTGCCTGTGGTCAGCCGCGCTGGCCGCCAGTGCTCATGCGCGGGTTGGCGAGTCGCTTTTGTCGCTGCTACCTCTGCCAGAACATGTGGTTCTTTTTTTGGTCGGCGCTATTGCCATGCGCGGGGCAGGCTGCACCTTCAACGACATTGTCGATCAGCGGATTGATGCGCAGGTGGAACGCACGCGGTCACGTCCTTTGCCCGCCGGGCAGGTCAGCAAGAAACAGGCTTGGGCATTCTTGATCATTCAGGCATTGGTGGGGCTTGTCGTGCTTCTGCAGTTCAACAGCTTTACCGTTTTGCTCGGCCTCGCTTCGCTTAGCATCGTCGCCGTGTATCCATTTCTGAAACGTTTCACCAACTGGCCGCAACTCGGGCTCGGTCTGGCTTTTTCATGGGGTGCATTGATGGGATGGGCTGCACTGTTCGAAACCATCGACGGACCAGCCGTGTTGCTCTATTTGGGCTCGATCCTGTGGGTCATCGGCTACGACACGATTTATGCACATCAGGACAAGGAAGACGATGCCCTTGTCGGCGTGCGCTCAACGGCGCGCCTGTTCGGCGACAATACGCAAGTATGGCTTATCGGCCTCTATAGCGGCGCATTGATGCTGTTTGCCAGTGCATTTGCTGTGGCTCAGGCACCTTTGCCGGCGCTGGCAGGTCTTGTTGCCGCCGGTGCCCACATGGCCTCGCAGATATGGAGGCTCGATATCGACAATCCGAGCCAGTGTCTGAAACTGTTCCACTCGAACTCGACGGTGGGCTGGACGATCTTTATAGGACTTCTCGGCGGCGGACTTTGGATCGCCGTCAAACCGCTTCTCTAA
- a CDS encoding L-threonylcarbamoyladenylate synthase, whose translation MIGHETAMDDALALLRAGDVVAIPTETVYGLAGDATHGIAVAKIFEAKGRPRFNPLIAHVASLEMAEAIALFDPLSRKLAESFWPGPITLVLPLRDGSNIHPLVTAGLDTIALRMPQGFGGQLIHALGRPLAAPSANSSGRISATTAQAVASDLGSRIRLIVDGGAAPVGVESTIIKVEGGTITMLRPGGVAAADIEEVAGENLRRSDDGAKIQAPGMLASHYAPHARMRLNALQVGEGEALLEFGPISIQGADRAIAALNLSRTGDLREAAANLFSYMAKLDQTGASTIAVAPVPQTGLGEAINDRLARAAAPRDTQLPQS comes from the coding sequence ATGATCGGGCACGAAACAGCGATGGATGATGCGCTGGCTCTCCTGCGCGCCGGCGATGTCGTTGCGATACCGACTGAGACTGTCTACGGGCTGGCCGGCGATGCGACACATGGCATTGCGGTCGCGAAGATTTTCGAGGCCAAGGGGCGGCCAAGATTCAATCCGCTCATCGCACATGTCGCCAGCCTGGAGATGGCCGAAGCGATAGCGCTTTTCGACCCGCTTTCGCGCAAACTTGCAGAAAGTTTCTGGCCGGGACCTATCACTTTGGTGCTGCCACTACGCGACGGATCAAACATCCATCCCTTGGTGACCGCGGGACTGGACACGATTGCTCTGCGAATGCCGCAAGGCTTTGGGGGCCAACTTATCCACGCGCTTGGTCGGCCATTGGCGGCCCCGAGCGCAAATTCATCTGGCCGCATCAGTGCCACGACAGCGCAGGCGGTCGCATCTGATCTCGGTTCGCGTATAAGACTGATTGTCGATGGTGGCGCGGCCCCTGTGGGCGTAGAATCCACCATCATAAAGGTTGAGGGCGGAACCATCACCATGCTCAGGCCAGGCGGCGTTGCGGCCGCCGACATTGAGGAGGTTGCCGGCGAAAATTTGCGCCGGAGCGACGATGGCGCGAAAATACAGGCGCCCGGCATGCTTGCCTCGCACTACGCACCCCATGCAAGGATGCGGCTGAACGCGCTGCAGGTGGGGGAAGGCGAGGCACTTTTAGAATTTGGCCCGATTTCGATACAAGGCGCTGACAGAGCCATCGCTGCACTCAACCTCTCGCGAACGGGTGATTTGCGCGAGGCAGCAGCCAACCTCTTTTCATATATGGCAAAACTTGACCAAACCGGCGCCAGCACCATTGCGGTGGCACCAGTGCCTCAAACTGGTCTCGGCGAGGCTATCAACGACCGGTTGGCACGCGCGGCCGCACCGCGTGACACGCAGCTACCACAATCGTAG
- the glyS gene encoding glycine--tRNA ligase subunit beta, with protein MPDLLLELRSEEIPARMQRKAAGDLKKLVTDGLVEAGLTYEAAREYFTPRRLTLDIRGLNARSRDVHEERKGPSTKAPEQAIAGFLRGAGLSDISQAHIHTDPKKGDFYVAHISKPGRAAEEIIAELIPAVVKTFPWPKSMRWGPASGPKGRHYAGGVGQGGEAMRWVRPLQSIICTFGPETEEPVIVDFEVNGIRSGNVTQGHRFHAPGTITVRRFDDYVSKLEAAKVVLDADRRKEIILSDARNLAFANGLELVEDEGLLDEVAGLVEWPVVLLGEFEEEFLEIPPEVIRLTIRANQKCFVTRISGESEKLSNRFVVISNIEAKDGGAEIAHGNGKVVRARLSDALYFWKTDQADLPDRAAFAASAEKFGLDMTKPLDQRMARLDHLNVTFHARIGTQGERVSRIAKLAEELAPMVRADSTLARRAAVLAKADLQTEAVGEFPELQGVMGRKYALLQGEHVGVAAAIEQHYKPQGPSDTVPFDPVSVAVALADKLDTLTAFWDIDEKPTGSKDPYALRRAALGVIRIIVENNFALSLSKFATDSDLLAFFHDRLKVYLREQGVRHDLIDAVISPDADDLMAIVNRVKALAEFLETDEGKNLVVGTKRAANILAAEEKKGTQVASSVASSLFVDETEKNLLSALNQAESQAAQAIQNEDFSAAMRALSALREPVDSFFEKVMVNDPDEAVRANRLALLLRIRNATDQVADFSKIAG; from the coding sequence ATGCCAGACCTGCTGTTAGAACTTCGCTCCGAGGAAATTCCCGCCCGCATGCAGCGCAAGGCAGCCGGTGACCTGAAGAAGTTGGTCACCGATGGTTTGGTGGAAGCCGGGCTGACGTATGAGGCAGCGCGCGAATATTTTACTCCGCGCCGGCTGACACTCGATATCCGGGGCCTTAACGCGCGCTCGCGCGATGTACACGAGGAGCGCAAGGGTCCGAGCACCAAAGCACCGGAACAGGCGATTGCCGGTTTCCTGCGTGGCGCAGGCCTCAGCGACATATCTCAGGCGCACATCCATACAGATCCGAAGAAGGGCGATTTTTATGTAGCCCACATCTCAAAGCCCGGTCGGGCGGCTGAAGAAATCATCGCGGAACTGATCCCCGCAGTCGTAAAGACCTTCCCGTGGCCGAAGTCCATGCGCTGGGGCCCGGCCTCTGGGCCAAAGGGCCGGCATTATGCGGGTGGCGTGGGGCAGGGCGGCGAAGCCATGCGCTGGGTCCGCCCGCTTCAATCAATCATCTGCACTTTCGGTCCTGAAACAGAAGAGCCGGTCATTGTGGACTTTGAAGTGAATGGCATTCGCTCGGGTAATGTCACACAAGGGCATCGCTTCCATGCGCCGGGTACAATCACTGTGCGCCGCTTCGATGACTATGTGTCGAAACTGGAAGCTGCCAAGGTGGTGCTCGACGCCGACCGGCGCAAGGAAATCATCCTCTCCGACGCGCGCAACCTTGCCTTTGCAAACGGGCTGGAACTGGTGGAGGATGAGGGACTCCTCGACGAAGTTGCCGGGCTGGTGGAATGGCCGGTTGTTCTCTTGGGCGAGTTCGAAGAAGAATTTCTCGAAATCCCCCCCGAAGTTATTCGTCTCACCATCCGCGCCAATCAGAAATGCTTCGTCACACGCATCTCTGGCGAGAGCGAAAAACTGTCGAACCGCTTCGTTGTAATTTCCAACATCGAAGCCAAAGATGGTGGTGCCGAGATCGCCCATGGCAATGGCAAGGTGGTACGCGCCAGACTGTCTGACGCCCTGTATTTCTGGAAGACCGATCAGGCCGATTTGCCGGATCGCGCAGCGTTCGCGGCATCGGCCGAAAAATTCGGCCTGGATATGACAAAGCCGCTCGACCAGCGCATGGCGCGGCTTGACCACCTCAATGTTACGTTCCACGCCAGGATCGGCACGCAGGGAGAGCGTGTTTCTCGTATCGCAAAACTGGCCGAAGAGCTTGCTCCAATGGTCCGCGCCGATTCCACACTTGCCCGCCGCGCGGCAGTGCTGGCCAAGGCTGATCTGCAGACTGAAGCCGTCGGAGAGTTCCCTGAACTTCAAGGCGTGATGGGTCGCAAATATGCACTCTTGCAGGGTGAGCATGTCGGCGTCGCAGCAGCCATCGAACAGCACTACAAGCCGCAAGGCCCGTCAGATACGGTGCCCTTCGATCCGGTTTCGGTCGCTGTGGCACTCGCTGACAAGCTCGATACGTTGACTGCATTTTGGGACATTGACGAGAAGCCAACGGGGAGCAAAGACCCTTACGCACTTCGGCGCGCGGCACTCGGAGTGATCCGCATTATCGTGGAAAACAATTTCGCCCTTTCGCTATCAAAATTCGCAACAGATTCCGATCTCCTCGCCTTCTTCCATGACCGCCTAAAAGTTTATCTGCGCGAACAGGGCGTCCGTCATGATCTTATCGACGCCGTCATTTCTCCGGATGCAGACGACCTGATGGCCATCGTCAACCGGGTCAAAGCCTTGGCAGAATTCCTCGAAACGGACGAAGGCAAAAACCTTGTTGTTGGCACCAAGCGTGCAGCCAACATTCTTGCCGCCGAGGAAAAGAAGGGCACGCAAGTTGCATCTTCCGTTGCGTCATCGCTGTTTGTCGATGAGACAGAGAAAAACCTGTTATCGGCATTGAATCAGGCTGAGAGCCAAGCTGCGCAAGCGATTCAGAATGAAGACTTTTCCGCTGCCATGCGCGCACTTAGTGCGCTGCGTGAACCAGTTGATTCATTCTTTGAGAAGGTGATGGTAAACGACCCCGACGAGGCTGTGCGCGCGAACCGTCTGGCGCTTCTTTTGCGCATCCGCAACGCCACCGATCAGGTTGCAGATTTCTCGAAAATAGCTGGCTGA